The following is a genomic window from Mustela lutreola isolate mMusLut2 chromosome 5, mMusLut2.pri, whole genome shotgun sequence.
AAAGTGCCTAGCACGGGGCCTCGCACGTAGGAAGCACTTGGTAAGTGAGCCCATTATTCTTACTGGCCAGGTAACCTTAAGAGCACAGGTAGTAAGTGACCCAAGCTTTGGACTCCCGGAGAGGGTGCAAGATAGTGACTTCCTTTTTCCCGTCTGTCACAGAGTGAAGCAGCATGGATGCCGTTAGCCAGGTCCCGATGGAAGCCGCGCTCCCCAAGCACATCCTGGATATCTGGGTCATTGTCCTCATCATCCTGGCCACCATTGTCATCATGACCTCCCTGTTACTGTGCCCGGCAACGGCGGTCATTATCTATCGCATGCGGACTCATCCTGTCTTCAACGGGGCCGTCTGAGATCAGCCTCCCAAGAGTGATGTGGACGatgtcccctcccccaacctcttcCTTCTCCAAAAAGCAGCAAGAGGGGCTTTGGAGTGTGGACTCTGGAGCCTGCCCTGTGAGAGGAGACTGGGGTTCTTGTTTGGATTCTGCCACCGGCCAGCTGTGTGAGTCCAAGCAAGGGACCTAATTCTGTGGGTTCCAGGTTCCTTCTCTTTTAAATGGGGATCATGATCCCTGCCCttcctacctcatagggttgcaAGGACCAATGACTCGGTGGAGATGAAAGCTGTTTGCGATTGTGAGCAGTAAGGCCGCCACCGTGAGGTGTTACCGCTCAATGCTGAGAAGCTTTGAAGAACCAAAGCACCTAATTGCTGACAATGGCCTTCAAGGGGGTGAAGAAGACACGTTGGGGGCAGAACAGCCTTCGCCAGTGCCCCCCAGGTCGAATCAAGCAAAGGCATCCTGTCCTCATTCCAAAGGGCCAGCAGCACCTTGGCtcaaagacattttctttgtGGTGCCACTCCCTCAAGTTATGTAATTTGGAGGGAATTGAGCGTattagggagagggagatgggtgGAGCTTCCCAGGACCTCCTCTGTGCCAGAACATCTACCCCTGTAACAATCTAAAGGAGGCTCCGCTATTTCTTGGCAATGCCAAGGAACCTGGGGTGGTGGGCTTCTTTCTGCATTGGGAGTCTCCTCGCTTTGACACTCAAGCAATGTTGGGAAACACAGGGTGGCTGAGTGGCCTGGGCAACCTTCAGGATCTCCAGCCCCCACCCACTTGAGTGCCCCACACTCGAGGAgctctgcaccccccacccccagcaccctcTGTAACCAGCTCCATGGTGTAAAGTGTCCGCCCTTCATTCCCTCCCACCAGCACTGCAGCCAGTCTAAGCTACAGATTTTAAGAGATGTTCCCAGGATTTTTGGAACTAACTCAAAACAATGGTTATTTTAGATGGTATGATCTATATTTATAGAGAGAGATTTCTGGACCACTCAAGCTTCTTGACCAAAATCAGGAACATCTTGGGATGTATTAAATTATGTAAAAAGATAGCACAGATGTCAGAATATTGTGTGAACTGATGCTTTTACATGGTCTTATTTCATTGATATATACAACCAATTTCCAATAAAGTGCTAGAATGAATACATCTGAGGTCTTTCTTTAGAGAGCACTTATTAAACAAAGCTCAGAAACTCGGGTAAGAATCCAGTCCACTTCTGGGTAGTTGCACAGTTTACATGGACATAGGATGCAGAGGGAAGGACACGTTTTATAAGTAAGCGATGAATTTCGTATTAGACATGTCGAGTTCAATGTGATTGTGATCTTCAGGCAGACATTTTCAGGATGCAACTGGAAACCTGGGTGTGTTCTTTGGCAAAGATTTTATGGCTGGAGTTATGCTTTGGGGGATTATCTGCACGTGGTAGACATGCCCCACAAGTGGACAGGACCACCCAGGCAGAGCACTCAGACTTAGACGGTAAGGTGCTAAGTGCAGAACCTGGCAGAAGTGGTACATAGAAGTGGAAGAGggatggatggggtgggggagagacagacCAAGGAGATGGAAAAGGTCATGTGCTAAGAGGTGATATGAGGGGGATGCGATCATACTGTGGGAGTTAAGGAATGAGTTGGAGGAGAGGAAGTGGAGACAGAACGGACACCTCTTTCCAGGAATAGGACTGTGGTATAGAGGTAAGGGAGGAGGGTTTGGGAAGAATGGTCAAGAGGGATGGGTATGTGTGAAAAGATTCTGATTGTTTGCTCAGCACCTCTCccaacttttgcttttcttttcttttcccttaataTGCCTGCGTGGGGGACAAAGGCTAGAAAGTGAAAACCTACAATGAATGTGAACAGTGCATTTCCCTAACTAAACTGTAGCCAGAGGTGCAGACGTGATTTAGGTTTTGCCAATCAGATGCACACACGTGAGGCTTCCATGTGGGACCTAGTTGGGCGGGGACAGAGACCACAGGGTGCCAAGCATCCACGGTTCCATTGTCAGTCCATAGCTATGGGCATAAGACAGAGCCAAGAATTCAGCGTTTTTAACGGAGCGCCCTGTCCTTTGAGAAGCATAGTACTGAAGTACCTGGGAACTTTTTCACTGTGACAGCTGTCCAGAACTTACACCTCCTAATAGCTTGCTGGAGGGAAAACTTGGAACATTTGTAATTGATAAGCATAGATCAGTCTCCTGCAGTTCAAGCCTACGAGATGCAGCTCACTGGGAATTGCTGGACGTGGGATGTAGGCTGTGTGTGCGCTACTTAGCCTTTCCGAGTCTGATTCTGGGTCTGTAAAGTGGAAGGTatcagaattaaatgagaaaatctttCTGATTTTAGGGTGGGGTGTAAATAAGAGATCCTTAGGCAGTCCACCAGGTGGCGatactgctctctctctttttttttctccccaagtgAAGTAGTGAGCTCACAGGTTTCAGCCAATCCTATCACATTCCTAGCagctcagcattttatttttctggttctaGTTTCAGCAACTCTAAAGGTAATTTAGGATTATCCAGTCCAACCCCCCTAAAATAAAGTAATCCCCTCTCTAATGAGAGGGTTGCCCCGTGTGGCCTGTTCAGTAATTCCCAGTGTTGTTTTAGATCACCTGCGACAGGTTCCCCCAGGAGAATTCATTTATAAGTGTGGCTCCCAGGGGCTTGCTTTACACTTACTGAGAATCCCTGGGAAAAGGCCTTGCGTATCCGTTTTGTAACAAGCTCCCTGCGTGATCCGTGAGCAGGTTAAACATGGTGGAGAACCCCATGCTGGTGGAAAGGAATCCACGTCTTGCTGAAACCACCCCTCGACTGCCGTGGTATTAAATTTCTTCCTTCAGTAAGAGAGAAGTCAGGCCTTGGGATGCTTAGCTATGCCCTCTCGGGGCCACCCTGAAGAGAGCAACTTCCTTTTCCTGGGGACAActtctgagcatttttttaaaaagatattttattttagagagaatggggtggggagagggggcgaGAGAGAGGTCAAGCAGACGCCTCCTGAGCGCAGAACCCACTGTGGGcctccatctcacaactctgagatcatgacctgagccgaaatcaagagtcggtcacataactgcctgagccagccaggtgcccacttCTGAGCATTCTGAACAAAGATCACTATCATGActgaccccaccccaccaccttgCCTGGGTGGGAAATTCACACTCTGCGGTACACGGTGGCTgtcattctccctccctcctttggcCAGACAGCAAGGGCCTGAAGAATCTTGGCTTCACCATGCATTGGCTTTTGATTGTGGGCAAATTAACAAACTCCTtgagtcttagtttcctcatcggTAAACTAGGCATCGAAGTAACTCTAGCTGCCTCACAGGTGTGTTAGGAGGATGAAATGTGCCCACAGCTGCAAGGTGAAATGGTAGAATACAGCAAGCGCTCAGTACCTGTGATCTGTTGCTGATGagtcccagtttcctcatctgtaaaatggtgataacaGTTTCCTCTGAGTGTGgagaggattaagtgagatcagAAAGTAGAGAATTTGGCCAGGGCCTGACTCATGGGAGTCTCTCAATATGGGTAGACaataacacaaaaatacaaaaagcctAATTGGGTTAGATCCTTAAATCGCCAGTTAAGGTAGTGAGATCGGCAGAAAACTTTCTCGCTGACATGCTGTAAGATTGGCATTAAATTCACAGAGGGCCTCAAACAAGTATAAAAGTCGGACTTCTTCTATACTAATCTCcctttagaaaaattttttttttaagattgtatgtatttgagaaacagagcccagagggagagggagaggcagaaggagagggagaagcagactcacaccTGAGCAGAGACCatgattcgggacttgatcccaggatcatgacctgagccaaaggcagattttttttttttaagattttatgtatttatttgacagaaatcacaagtagatggagaggcaggcagagagagaggaaagcaggctccctgctgagcagagagcccgatgtgggactcgatctcaggaccctgagatcatgacctgagctgaaggcagcggcttaacccactgagccactcaggcgccccccaatgGCAGattttaaccaacagagccaaccaggcacccctagaaattaTTTCATAACTTATTCACCATTATTTAATAAAACACAAAGTTTTCCACTTTTAAGTTTTAACCTTCACAGAAGTTGTTTTCTACAAttttaagtgtaaaaaaaa
Proteins encoded in this region:
- the SMIM3 gene encoding small integral membrane protein 3; the protein is MDAVSQVPMEAALPKHILDIWVIVLIILATIVIMTSLLLCPATAVIIYRMRTHPVFNGAV